In Phaeobacter porticola, one DNA window encodes the following:
- a CDS encoding DUF3775 domain-containing protein, with the protein MLEISARKVAQVALMARELTRAEGELRAFIDRMGEDEQAELVAIMWIGRDSFEAGDLAEAIATARQEATTPTADYLIGTPHLADNLEAGLDALGIDVQGVEEDLVGR; encoded by the coding sequence ATGCTAGAGATCAGTGCGAGAAAAGTTGCGCAGGTGGCGCTGATGGCGCGGGAACTGACGCGCGCCGAAGGGGAGTTGCGTGCCTTTATTGACCGAATGGGGGAAGACGAACAGGCAGAGCTGGTGGCAATCATGTGGATCGGTCGCGACAGTTTCGAGGCGGGTGATCTGGCAGAGGCAATTGCCACGGCCCGGCAAGAGGCGACGACCCCGACCGCTGATTACCTGATTGGCACGCCGCATCTGGCTGACAATCTGGAAGCAGGATTGGACGCATTGGGCATCGACGTGCAGGGCGTCGAGGAAGATCTCGTCGGGCGTTGA
- a CDS encoding saccharopine dehydrogenase family protein, translating to MTIHWCGTGLSAIPGLRRLLEAGHDVAVWNRTPEKAREAIGDLTSNIHAFSIANLGQMLSSKDVIVSMLPGDWHVELAELAIEHGAHFVSSSYIAPEMRALDQKAKDAGVCLINEVGLDPGIDHLMAHALVADYKASDKFDAGNELSFISYCGGIPKAPNPFRYKFSWSPLGVLKALRSPSKSIRDFQELDVARPWDAISSYTAPLPTPESFEVYPNRDSLPFISQYEFGDDWKVKEFVRGTLRLNGWADAWADVFKEVETLSGPEGDSRLKEMSDQFWSENAYDEGEPDRVVLCVALKAEQDGKVVWNKSYVMDAWGDTRGTAMARLVSYPVSFAIEAAMNDKIASGVHAAPSNPGLVEQWMGEIGKLAQHLAIVDHTA from the coding sequence ATGACAATCCACTGGTGTGGCACCGGCCTTTCGGCCATCCCTGGTCTGCGTCGCCTTCTGGAGGCAGGACATGACGTCGCCGTTTGGAACCGCACGCCCGAAAAGGCGCGTGAGGCCATCGGCGATCTGACCAGCAATATTCATGCCTTTAGCATCGCCAACCTAGGCCAGATGCTAAGCTCCAAGGACGTGATCGTCTCTATGCTGCCCGGTGACTGGCATGTGGAGCTGGCGGAGCTGGCGATCGAACACGGCGCACATTTTGTCTCCTCGTCCTACATCGCACCAGAGATGCGCGCCTTGGATCAAAAGGCCAAAGACGCCGGTGTCTGCCTGATCAACGAAGTCGGCCTTGATCCGGGCATCGACCATCTGATGGCCCATGCGCTGGTCGCGGATTACAAAGCCTCTGATAAATTCGACGCCGGGAATGAGCTGAGCTTTATATCGTACTGCGGCGGCATCCCCAAGGCTCCGAACCCATTCCGCTACAAATTCAGCTGGTCGCCGCTGGGCGTCCTGAAAGCGCTACGTTCGCCCTCTAAGTCGATTCGCGATTTTCAGGAGCTGGACGTTGCGCGACCTTGGGATGCGATTTCTTCCTACACGGCACCGCTGCCCACGCCTGAGAGCTTTGAGGTCTATCCGAACCGAGATTCGCTGCCTTTTATCTCCCAGTATGAGTTCGGTGACGATTGGAAAGTGAAAGAGTTCGTCCGGGGCACGCTGCGCCTGAACGGCTGGGCAGATGCCTGGGCCGATGTGTTCAAAGAGGTTGAAACCCTGTCCGGCCCCGAGGGGGATTCACGGCTGAAAGAGATGTCTGATCAATTCTGGAGCGAAAATGCCTACGATGAGGGAGAACCAGATCGCGTTGTGCTCTGCGTGGCGCTGAAAGCCGAACAGGATGGCAAAGTGGTGTGGAACAAATCATATGTGATGGATGCCTGGGGCGACACGCGCGGCACCGCGATGGCCCGGCTGGTTTCCTATCCTGTCTCCTTTGCCATTGAAGCCGCAATGAACGATAAGATCGCCTCGGGCGTGCACGCAGCGCCCAGCAATCCAGGGTTGGTAGAGCAATGGATGGGCGAAATCGGCAAACTGGCCCAGCATCTCGCCATTGTTGACCACACGGCCTGA
- a CDS encoding saccharopine dehydrogenase translates to MTHLWVRAEQRPNEERVGLTPQGAKALLAAGIKVTVEESSVRAIPLQGYVDAGCDIAAENTWPDAPTDAIIFGLKELPEDGSPLPHRHIMFGHAFKGQHSGKALLERFKAGGGTLYDLEYLVDETGRRVAAFGYWAGYAGAAVTLKTWAAQQRSELCGPVGVYESKDALLTDLGAELDALNVDRPTAMVIGALGRVGTGAADLCEAMGVKVTKWDMAETASGGPFPQILAHDLFLNCIFARPGTPVFVPREALEQDRQLSAIGDVACDPDSDYNPVPVYDRATTWDAPALRVADSPLLDVMAIDNLPSMLPVESSQDYAEQLLESLMTLTDLTSGVWGRAEATFNEYRPD, encoded by the coding sequence ATGACGCATCTATGGGTACGGGCCGAGCAGCGCCCCAATGAAGAACGGGTCGGTCTGACCCCTCAAGGCGCCAAGGCGCTCTTGGCCGCAGGTATCAAGGTCACGGTTGAGGAAAGCTCGGTCCGGGCCATCCCCTTACAGGGGTATGTCGATGCAGGCTGCGATATCGCAGCCGAGAACACTTGGCCGGACGCCCCAACGGATGCCATCATTTTCGGCCTGAAAGAACTGCCTGAGGACGGCAGCCCGCTGCCGCATCGCCACATCATGTTTGGCCATGCCTTCAAGGGCCAGCATTCCGGCAAGGCGCTGCTGGAGCGTTTCAAGGCCGGTGGCGGCACGCTCTACGATCTGGAGTATCTGGTGGATGAAACCGGTCGCCGGGTCGCAGCTTTTGGCTACTGGGCTGGCTACGCCGGTGCAGCGGTCACGCTGAAGACCTGGGCCGCGCAGCAGCGTAGCGAACTATGCGGGCCGGTCGGCGTCTACGAAAGCAAAGACGCCCTGCTGACAGATCTTGGTGCCGAACTGGATGCGCTAAACGTGGACCGTCCCACCGCTATGGTGATCGGGGCGCTTGGGCGCGTTGGCACCGGCGCTGCCGATCTCTGCGAGGCGATGGGCGTTAAGGTCACCAAATGGGATATGGCCGAAACCGCCAGCGGCGGCCCCTTCCCCCAGATCCTGGCCCATGATCTGTTTCTCAACTGCATCTTTGCCCGGCCCGGCACACCGGTGTTTGTACCGCGTGAGGCATTGGAGCAGGATCGCCAGCTGTCCGCCATCGGGGATGTCGCCTGCGACCCGGACAGCGACTATAATCCGGTGCCAGTCTATGATCGCGCGACAACCTGGGATGCGCCAGCACTGCGCGTCGCGGACAGTCCGCTATTGGATGTTATGGCCATCGACAATCTGCCATCCATGCTGCCAGTCGAAAGCTCGCAAGATTATGCCGAGCAATTGCTGGAATCCTTGATGACGCTGACCGATCTGACATCAGGTGTATGGGGGCGGGCTGAGGCCACATTCAACGAATATCGACCAGACTAA
- a CDS encoding AMP-binding protein — translation MMSLPALLERNAAQIGDRQAYREKEFGIWQCWTWSETQKEIEALALGLINLGVNEGDFIAIIGRNRPYLYWAIVAAQSVGAVPVPLYQDAVAEEMAYVLGHCGARFVIAGDQEQVDKVIEIQDELTNLEQIIYLDPRGLRKYDHHALHDYAHVQDQGRAARDEWTPDLEARKAKLTYDSTCVMLYTSGTTGKPKGVVLSNRNVIESAKNSADFDKLTAGENILSYLPMAWVGDFIFSVGQAYWCGFCVNCPESADTMMTDLREIGPTYFFAPPRVFEGQLTSVMIRMEDASTLKRKMFHHFLAHAKKVGGDILDGRPVGLIDRLKYKLGDLLVYGPLKDTLGYGRIRVGYTAGEAIGPEIFDFYRSLGINLKQLYGQTEATVFITVQPDGEVRADTVGVPAPDVEIKIADNGEIFYRSPGTFVEYYKNPESTASTKDAEGWVATGDAGFFEEGSGHLRIIDRAKDVGKMADGAMFAPKYVENKLKFYPDILEVVLFGNGRDRCVAFINIDLTAVGNWAERNNIAYASYQELAGHPKVLQSIREHVETVNESVAQDVMLSGCQVHRFVVLHKELDADDGEMTRTRKVRRVVVEDKYSDIIAALYDGSSQISTQTEVTYEDGRKGAISATLDIIDAKVVPVTPQAVAAE, via the coding sequence ATGATGTCCCTGCCGGCGCTGCTTGAACGCAATGCGGCGCAGATTGGCGACCGCCAAGCCTATCGGGAAAAGGAATTCGGCATTTGGCAATGCTGGACCTGGTCCGAGACCCAGAAGGAAATCGAGGCGCTGGCGCTTGGGTTGATCAACCTTGGGGTCAACGAGGGAGATTTTATCGCCATCATCGGACGCAACCGCCCGTATCTGTACTGGGCGATTGTTGCGGCACAATCCGTAGGCGCGGTGCCCGTCCCCCTATATCAGGACGCGGTGGCGGAAGAGATGGCTTATGTGCTGGGCCACTGCGGTGCACGGTTTGTAATCGCGGGTGACCAGGAACAGGTTGATAAGGTCATCGAGATTCAGGACGAGCTGACCAATCTGGAACAGATCATCTATCTGGATCCACGCGGTCTTCGCAAATATGACCACCATGCGCTGCATGACTATGCGCATGTTCAGGACCAAGGCCGCGCCGCGCGCGATGAATGGACCCCTGATCTGGAGGCCCGCAAGGCCAAGCTGACCTACGACAGCACCTGTGTGATGCTTTACACGTCTGGTACCACGGGTAAGCCCAAGGGCGTGGTGCTCTCCAATCGCAATGTGATCGAAAGTGCTAAGAATTCTGCTGATTTCGACAAGCTGACTGCGGGCGAGAATATTCTTTCTTATCTACCGATGGCTTGGGTTGGTGATTTCATCTTCTCGGTCGGGCAGGCCTACTGGTGTGGATTCTGCGTGAACTGTCCCGAAAGCGCCGACACCATGATGACGGATTTGCGCGAAATCGGGCCAACTTATTTCTTCGCGCCGCCGCGTGTTTTCGAAGGTCAGCTGACCAGCGTCATGATCCGCATGGAAGACGCGAGCACGCTGAAGCGCAAGATGTTCCACCACTTTCTGGCGCATGCCAAGAAGGTGGGGGGCGACATTCTGGATGGACGCCCCGTCGGTTTGATAGACCGGCTGAAGTACAAACTGGGTGATCTGCTGGTCTACGGCCCGCTGAAAGATACGCTGGGCTATGGCCGCATTCGCGTTGGCTATACCGCAGGTGAGGCAATCGGACCGGAAATCTTCGATTTTTATCGCTCGTTGGGAATCAATCTGAAACAGCTCTATGGTCAGACCGAGGCGACGGTGTTCATCACCGTGCAGCCCGATGGTGAGGTGCGTGCCGATACCGTGGGTGTTCCGGCCCCCGATGTGGAGATCAAGATCGCCGACAATGGTGAGATTTTCTACCGCTCGCCGGGGACCTTTGTTGAGTATTACAAAAACCCGGAATCCACGGCCTCGACCAAGGATGCAGAGGGTTGGGTTGCAACCGGTGACGCAGGCTTCTTTGAGGAGGGCAGTGGCCATCTGCGGATTATCGACCGTGCCAAGGATGTCGGCAAAATGGCGGACGGGGCGATGTTTGCGCCCAAATACGTTGAGAACAAGCTGAAATTCTATCCGGATATTCTGGAAGTCGTGCTATTCGGCAATGGCCGGGATCGCTGTGTTGCCTTTATCAATATCGACCTGACCGCGGTGGGCAATTGGGCGGAGCGGAACAATATCGCCTATGCATCCTATCAGGAACTGGCGGGTCATCCGAAGGTGCTGCAATCCATTCGGGAGCATGTCGAAACTGTCAACGAGTCGGTGGCGCAGGATGTCATGCTATCAGGGTGTCAGGTGCACCGCTTTGTCGTGCTGCATAAAGAGCTGGACGCCGACGATGGCGAGATGACCCGGACCCGAAAAGTGCGCCGCGTGGTGGTCGAGGATAAATATTCCGACATCATCGCAGCACTTTATGATGGGTCTTCGCAAATCTCGACCCAGACTGAAGTAACCTATGAAGATGGCCGCAAAGGCGCGATCAGCGCGACGCTGGATATCATTGATGCCAAAGTCGTGCCGGTGACACCACAAGCGGTGGCCGCCGAATGA
- a CDS encoding PAS-domain containing protein, with product MTRSEKHRATMTTAGLNLIAQAMSIYDSDLQLVVCNQRFQEMFALPGPLITPGARFDETIRHIATSGEYGPVDDIEGFVKQRVDQALDFVPHYLERERANGQVISIEGAPLPQGGWVTVYTDITRTKRIEQLLRARSEEMSDQLIVHTEELSATNRKLAATITALEEAKRQLTEMEARTRLTTEMMPAHIAHVDAEGYYTYTNRRLSSVFPSRPSEILGTHIAEALGAAAYDKIAPHLLAAYQGENPVFEFTEDHDSRRIRVAFTPDNTGGVFILSMDVTEETQTRVALQQARRREMAAQMTSGLAHDFSNLLTIILGMQGKLAKSDLAPEAADLVQATLSAARRGGRLLNRIAEMTGHRSLRPRATDLHALLQELKLLATPSLPQGMGLSIVDHTPDVRLLLDPGKLQDALLNLILNARDACGSQGQITVSAHVVGQTWLEVSVTDSGPGFSKTALEKALNPFFTTKGGEGSGLGLPMVYDMAKSTGGDMRIGNTVSGASVTLRIPYRLAPDAAGGLALLVEDSEELRATFRDMLIDLGYAVVEATSVDEACALAADIDGISLVLSDIKLQGSATGIDLADRLQGSRLPCILMTSLPTSNPLFRTALKRCPVLQKPFTTHQLSALIKSEPAA from the coding sequence ATGACCAGGTCAGAAAAACACCGCGCCACGATGACCACCGCCGGGCTCAATCTGATTGCCCAGGCCATGTCGATCTATGACAGCGACTTGCAACTGGTGGTCTGCAACCAGCGCTTTCAAGAGATGTTCGCCCTGCCCGGTCCGCTGATTACCCCGGGCGCGCGGTTTGACGAAACCATCCGCCATATCGCAACCAGCGGCGAATACGGACCTGTTGATGATATCGAGGGGTTCGTCAAACAACGCGTTGATCAGGCACTCGACTTTGTGCCCCATTATCTTGAGCGTGAACGCGCCAATGGGCAGGTGATTTCGATCGAAGGAGCGCCGCTGCCGCAGGGGGGCTGGGTCACCGTCTATACCGACATCACCCGCACCAAGCGAATCGAACAGCTGTTGCGCGCCCGCTCCGAGGAAATGTCAGATCAGTTGATCGTCCATACCGAAGAACTATCGGCCACCAACCGGAAACTGGCCGCCACGATCACCGCACTTGAAGAGGCCAAACGTCAGCTAACCGAGATGGAAGCCCGCACCCGCCTCACGACCGAGATGATGCCTGCCCATATCGCCCATGTGGATGCCGAAGGGTACTATACCTATACCAACCGGCGCCTTAGCTCTGTCTTTCCCAGCCGTCCTTCCGAAATTCTCGGCACACATATTGCAGAGGCGCTCGGCGCGGCGGCCTATGACAAGATCGCGCCGCATCTGCTTGCGGCCTATCAGGGCGAAAACCCGGTGTTTGAATTCACCGAAGACCACGACAGCCGTCGCATTCGGGTCGCTTTTACCCCCGACAACACCGGCGGCGTCTTTATCCTGTCGATGGATGTGACAGAAGAAACCCAGACCCGAGTCGCTCTGCAACAGGCCCGCCGCCGTGAGATGGCTGCACAGATGACCAGCGGGTTGGCGCATGATTTCTCAAATCTGTTGACCATCATTCTGGGTATGCAGGGCAAACTGGCCAAATCCGACTTGGCTCCCGAGGCCGCCGATCTGGTCCAGGCAACTCTGTCGGCGGCGCGTCGTGGCGGGCGCCTCCTGAACCGCATTGCCGAAATGACGGGTCACCGCAGCCTGCGCCCGCGCGCCACTGACCTGCACGCCCTGCTGCAGGAATTGAAGCTGCTGGCAACGCCGTCGCTGCCGCAGGGCATGGGCCTCAGCATTGTGGATCATACCCCGGATGTGCGGCTGCTGCTGGATCCCGGAAAACTACAGGATGCGCTGCTGAACCTCATCCTGAATGCGCGCGATGCCTGCGGCAGCCAGGGGCAGATCACCGTCAGCGCCCATGTGGTTGGCCAGACCTGGCTGGAAGTCAGCGTTACCGACAGCGGACCCGGCTTTTCAAAAACCGCCCTTGAAAAGGCCCTTAATCCGTTTTTCACCACCAAAGGTGGCGAAGGCTCCGGCCTTGGCTTGCCAATGGTCTATGATATGGCCAAATCCACCGGCGGCGACATGCGCATCGGCAATACCGTATCGGGTGCCAGCGTTACCCTGCGCATTCCATACCGCCTTGCCCCAGATGCTGCTGGCGGGCTGGCGCTGCTGGTTGAGGACAGCGAAGAGCTGCGCGCCACCTTCCGCGATATGCTTATTGATCTTGGTTACGCCGTGGTAGAGGCGACCAGCGTAGACGAAGCCTGCGCGCTCGCCGCTGATATTGATGGCATTTCGCTGGTATTGTCAGATATCAAGTTGCAAGGCAGCGCCACCGGTATTGATCTGGCGGACCGCTTGCAGGGATCTCGTCTGCCCTGCATTCTGATGACCTCTCTGCCAACCAGCAATCCCTTGTTTCGCACCGCCCTGAAACGCTGCCCGGTGCTGCAAAAACCCTTTACCACCCATCAGCTTTCAGCGCTGATCAAATCGGAACCCGCCGCATGA
- a CDS encoding glutathione S-transferase family protein — MQLYYAPKTISVAVAIALEEAGLDYEPIRIDFAAKEQLGDAYAQINPKGRVPALVVDGGILTETGALLEYVADVAPEAGLRPKDSVLLARMREVMFYLASTMHVNHAHKLRGSRWANERSSWKDMQKMVPQTMAASCNYICQSGLRGPLVLGDALSLADCYLYVVCSWLEGDGVDVADYPKIQKFMATMDQRESIRAVTAQGML; from the coding sequence ATGCAGCTATATTATGCACCCAAGACGATTTCGGTGGCCGTCGCGATTGCGCTGGAAGAGGCCGGACTGGACTATGAACCCATCCGCATCGACTTTGCTGCCAAGGAGCAACTTGGTGACGCCTATGCCCAGATCAACCCCAAGGGCCGCGTGCCCGCATTGGTCGTCGATGGCGGTATTCTGACCGAGACCGGCGCGCTGCTGGAATATGTGGCCGACGTGGCCCCGGAAGCTGGCCTGCGCCCCAAGGATTCCGTGCTGCTGGCGCGCATGCGTGAGGTGATGTTCTACCTTGCGTCAACCATGCATGTGAACCACGCCCACAAGCTGCGTGGCAGCCGCTGGGCCAATGAGCGCAGCAGCTGGAAAGACATGCAGAAGATGGTGCCCCAGACCATGGCGGCTTCCTGCAACTATATCTGCCAGTCCGGCCTGCGCGGCCCCTTGGTGTTGGGCGACGCGCTCAGCCTCGCCGATTGCTACCTCTATGTGGTGTGCAGCTGGCTGGAAGGCGACGGGGTCGATGTCGCGGACTACCCAAAAATTCAGAAATTCATGGCGACCATGGATCAGCGCGAGTCCATCCGCGCCGTGACCGCCCAGGGCATGCTGTAA
- a CDS encoding response regulator transcription factor, which yields MSRPLITILDDEPEIRRILTDTLEEAGFRTQSFARAREFEASLNRVTPDVCLVDLSLPDTDGLALVHRLALEQGAAVIIISGRAQVQDRVTGLELGADDYITKPFDPAEVVARIRARLRGGPRTVATTGNSARFSGWTAHFDRYMLEDDTGVETPFSHAEGEVLRLFLESPKRLISRSQMQENLGGGAGESFDRAMDVRISRLRTKLREDPKNPRLIKTIYGAGYIFLGDVTWL from the coding sequence ATGAGCAGACCCCTGATCACCATTCTCGACGACGAGCCGGAGATCCGCAGGATCCTCACCGACACGCTGGAAGAGGCCGGGTTTCGCACCCAGAGCTTTGCCCGCGCGCGTGAATTTGAGGCCTCGCTGAATCGAGTAACCCCTGATGTCTGCCTTGTTGATCTGTCGCTGCCCGACACCGATGGTTTGGCACTGGTGCACCGGCTGGCCTTGGAACAGGGCGCGGCAGTGATCATCATTTCAGGTCGCGCGCAGGTTCAGGATCGCGTCACTGGGCTGGAACTTGGCGCCGATGATTATATCACCAAACCCTTTGATCCGGCTGAGGTCGTCGCCCGCATCCGCGCCCGTCTGCGTGGCGGTCCACGCACAGTCGCAACCACCGGAAACAGCGCGCGGTTTTCCGGCTGGACCGCACATTTTGATCGCTACATGCTTGAGGATGATACTGGCGTAGAAACACCGTTCTCTCACGCCGAGGGTGAGGTGCTGCGGCTGTTTCTGGAGAGCCCAAAGCGCCTGATTTCTCGTTCTCAGATGCAGGAAAATCTGGGCGGCGGCGCAGGCGAGAGTTTCGACCGCGCGATGGATGTGCGCATCTCACGGCTGCGCACCAAACTGCGCGAAGACCCCAAAAACCCCCGGCTGATCAAAACCATCTACGGTGCCGGCTATATCTTTCTCGGCGATGTGACCTGGCTCTGA
- a CDS encoding WGR domain-containing protein, protein MATCLLYRQAPARVPRFYRIELAMNLFAEVSVLREWGVAGGSGQSTINIYGNLREASIAADHHRKRMLKRGYDRA, encoded by the coding sequence ATGGCTACCTGTCTGCTCTATCGCCAAGCCCCCGCGCGGGTCCCGCGCTTCTATCGGATCGAACTTGCGATGAACCTGTTCGCCGAGGTCTCCGTTCTGCGGGAATGGGGGGTTGCTGGCGGCAGCGGGCAAAGCACGATCAACATTTACGGCAACCTGCGAGAGGCGTCGATCGCCGCGGACCACCATCGAAAACGGATGCTGAAACGCGGCTACGACCGCGCCTGA
- a CDS encoding histidine phosphatase family protein: MTHITLIRHGQANTGARDEASYDRLSDLGHQQARWLGAHLRDTNAYHPRVYCGTLTRHIETAAGIGLYDIVQDPRLNEMEYFNLAEAMQDQHGLDIPTEREGFVDHMPKVFAAWAADDIANPPESWRDFETRTKSALTEIAAGDGPALVVTSGGLIAMAMRQAMGLDTAGTARMALAIMNSSLHRLHPIGGQLSPVLFNAVPHLEHPERHYAQTHL, from the coding sequence ATGACCCACATCACGCTGATCCGCCACGGACAGGCCAACACCGGCGCCCGCGATGAGGCGAGCTATGACCGGTTGAGTGATCTGGGCCATCAGCAGGCGCGCTGGCTGGGCGCGCATCTGCGCGACACCAATGCCTATCATCCGCGCGTCTACTGTGGCACCTTGACCCGCCACATCGAAACCGCCGCCGGCATCGGGCTGTACGATATCGTACAGGACCCACGTCTGAACGAGATGGAGTATTTCAACCTTGCCGAGGCGATGCAGGACCAGCACGGTCTGGATATTCCCACCGAGCGTGAGGGGTTTGTCGATCACATGCCCAAGGTCTTTGCCGCCTGGGCCGCAGATGACATCGCAAACCCGCCCGAAAGCTGGCGCGACTTTGAAACTCGCACAAAATCTGCCCTGACGGAAATCGCTGCGGGCGACGGTCCGGCACTAGTGGTCACATCAGGCGGTTTGATTGCCATGGCGATGCGGCAGGCGATGGGGCTGGATACTGCCGGCACTGCACGTATGGCGCTTGCGATCATGAACAGTTCCCTGCACCGGCTGCACCCCATCGGCGGCCAGCTGAGCCCGGTTTTGTTCAACGCGGTGCCGCATCTTGAACATCCGGAACGCCACTACGCGCAAACGCATCTCTAG